Part of the Niallia alba genome is shown below.
TGTTCGAAAACCAAATGGAAGTTATTCTATAAAGGAATTAAACATTCGATTTATTTGGAGTGACTTTATGATTGGGTTAAAATACATTTTGACCAATAAATTATTGCTTGCATTAATATATGGATTTATTGCTTTCGGTGTGGTAAATGGCGGATTTAGTGTCATGCAAGTCTTTATTTTGAAATATAAGTTAGCGCCTGATAATTATGAACAAGTCTCCATTTATTTTGGAATTGTGTTTGGAGCAGGCGTAATGATTGGAAGTTTCCTTTCATCTCTTCTTACACAAAAGGTTAAATTGTATAAGTTAATTATTCTGGGGGCTTTTTATATTGCCGTAATGACCATTTTGGCTTCTTATTCAACAAATATTCTGGTCTTTTTAACAATCTGTTTCTTCTTAGCGCTCGGCTTACCAATGATTAATATTGCGATAGGTGGCTGGATGCCTACGATTATTGAACCAAAGATGATGGGGAGAGTACAAGGGTGGATAACACCGTTAATGATGCTTTCACAGTCAATTACACTAGGGATTATTTCCATCGGTTATCCTAATTGGTTTTCTATAGAAATAATCTATTGGTTTGTTGGGGCTTGTTTTCTTGTAGTTGGTGGCTATTACAGTCTAGTGTTACCTAAATTAGCGAAAGAAAAGGAGCAGAAAGACGAACTGGCAAGGCAAAAAGAGGTACAATTAAATTATTAAAATCTTTAATTTTCAAAATAATTGCAATTGACTTTATAAAAGGTACGTGTTAATCTACATTTATATTGGAAAATAAATGTAGAGAAAGGAAGGGTTACCGATGAGAAGATTAAATAGATATTATTCATTTACAACTTCATATTTCGGTAACCCTCTTTTTTCTTATCGATAATTTTAGCGCGGATTAGATGGGTTGCTATATAGGTAACCCGTGTATTTTTCTGTCATAAAGGGATAGGTCGCATGGTTGCGGTCTGTCTCT
Proteins encoded:
- a CDS encoding MFS transporter; amino-acid sequence: MKEFAEIFKNASFTRLFIANVTSQMGSVIGLTAFMFYILDRFSEQPAYATITELMFSLPTLAVFFLVGVVADRLDRQKIAYYCEMIAAAMSLCVLGAVLIGWMPLIFMMLFLRSAVQKFFFPAEQGILQGVLKKEDYTTAAGLNQLVNSVFMLFGNAIGIFVYWTVGIYGAILVDVATLTISGLLIKSMKLDEGVRKPNGSYSIKELNIRFIWSDFMIGLKYILTNKLLLALIYGFIAFGVVNGGFSVMQVFILKYKLAPDNYEQVSIYFGIVFGAGVMIGSFLSSLLTQKVKLYKLIILGAFYIAVMTILASYSTNILVFLTICFFLALGLPMINIAIGGWMPTIIEPKMMGRVQGWITPLMMLSQSITLGIISIGYPNWFSIEIIYWFVGACFLVVGGYYSLVLPKLAKEKEQKDELARQKEVQLNY